Proteins encoded within one genomic window of Minwuia thermotolerans:
- a CDS encoding FecR family protein, which produces MLAATLAGPGLAEPSPVGHVDAQVGEVLAQRPAEARELRHGMPVFRDDALITGIRAKVRIAFDDGSAMTVGPETRVEVERFAPGSAGLFDLIYGAVRVLLTDSDGGRDVSVRARTATASVRSTGLIVSTDPQTTGVFVLEGRVSVSAPGHDETVGLQAGQGSDIPLGEPPGRAKRWPPARVEALRARTRIE; this is translated from the coding sequence TTGCTGGCGGCGACGCTGGCCGGACCGGGCCTGGCGGAACCCTCGCCGGTCGGCCATGTCGACGCGCAGGTGGGCGAGGTGCTGGCGCAGCGGCCCGCCGAGGCCCGGGAACTTCGCCACGGTATGCCGGTTTTCCGCGATGATGCGCTGATCACCGGAATACGCGCGAAAGTGCGCATCGCCTTCGATGACGGCTCGGCAATGACGGTGGGCCCGGAAACTCGCGTCGAAGTGGAACGCTTCGCGCCCGGTTCGGCGGGCTTGTTCGACCTCATCTATGGCGCGGTTCGGGTTCTGCTGACTGACAGCGACGGTGGCCGGGATGTCTCCGTGCGTGCCCGTACCGCGACGGCTTCGGTCCGGTCGACGGGGCTGATCGTTTCCACCGATCCGCAGACGACCGGCGTCTTCGTTCTGGAAGGGCGCGTGTCGGTCAGCGCGCCGGGTCATGACGAGACGGTCGGCCTGCAGGCGGGGCAGGGCAGCGACATCCCGCTTGGCGAGCCGCCCGGACGCGCCAAGCGCTGGCCCCCGGCCCGTGTCGAGGCGTTGCGCGCCCGGACCCGGATTGAGTGA